The following proteins are co-located in the Triticum aestivum cultivar Chinese Spring chromosome 1A, IWGSC CS RefSeq v2.1, whole genome shotgun sequence genome:
- the LOC123187902 gene encoding uncharacterized protein, which translates to MEQFGKEIEYIKDEPVRPTSGTGHVSFYSRYVSPSVVANILSSPFPSLTSSSLTRRTLATFSRSTSAASSPSPPSRPLSSTRLECALEPILRVASSSPPLLSSSRSPSAWSPLPFISFFPRCLPILHQPSLCAVVLDRSEVAAKERSRTTRSSRGRGEQQPCQPARISSQRVQLQQAEDAALHQRTSGSQHEVGVEGHEHQEVRRGAPGGTMVTVGARQT; encoded by the exons ATGGAACAATTCGGTAAAGAAATTGAATATATAAAGGATGAGCCAGTGCGCCCAACTAGCGGCACTGGCCATGTCTCCTTTTATTCACGCTATGTATCGCCGAGCGTTGTGGCCAACATCCTCTCCTCTCCTTTCCCCTCGCTCACTTCCTCCTCCCTCACCCGTAGAACCCTAGCCACCTTCTCCCGCAGCACCTCAGCcgcctcttctccctctccacccAGCCGCCCCCTCTCCTCGACTCGGCTCGAGTGCGCACTCGAGCCAATCCTCCGtgtcgcctcctcctcccctccactTCTCTCCTCCTCTCGAAGCCCCAGCGCGTGGTCGCCGCTGCCGTTCATCTCTTTCTTCCCACGATGCCTCCCCATCCTCCATCAGCCGTCGCTGTGCGCCGTTGTTCTGGACCGGTCGGAGGTCGCTGCAAAGGAGCGGAGCAGGACAACGCGAAGCAGCAGAG GAAGAGGGGAGCAGCAGCCGTGCCAGCCAGCGCGCATCTCGTCGCAACGCGTGCAGCTGCAGCAAGCTGAAGACGCGGCCCTCCATCAGCGGACGAGCGGCAGTCAGCACGAGGTCGGGGTGGAGGGCCATGAGCACCAGGAGGTGCGTCGAGGGGCACCAGGAGGCACCATGGTCACTGTGGGAGCACGCCAAACCTGA